From Macaca fascicularis isolate 582-1 chromosome 14, T2T-MFA8v1.1, a single genomic window includes:
- the BANF1 gene encoding barrier-to-autointegration factor → MTTSQKHRDFVAEPMGEKPVGSLAGIGEVLGKKLEERGFDKAYVVLGQFLVLKKDEDLFREWLKDTCGANAKQSRDCFGCLREWCDAFL, encoded by the exons ATGACAACCTCCCAAAAGCACCGAGACTTCGTGGCAGAGCCCATGGGGGAGAAGCCAGTGGGGAGCCTGGCTGGGATTGGTGAAGTCCTGGGCAAGAAGCTGGAGGAGAGGGGCTTTGACAAG GCCTATGTTGTCCTTGGCCAGTTTCTGGTGCTAAAGAAAGATGAAGACCTCTTCCGGGAATGGCTGAAGGACACGTGTGGCGCCAACGCCAAGCAGTCCCGGGACTGCTTCGGATGCCTTCGAGAGTGGTGTGACGCCTTCTTGTGA
- the EIF1AD gene encoding probable RNA-binding protein EIF1AD gives MSQATKRKHVVKEVLGEHIVPSDQQQIVRVLRTPGNNLHEVETAQGQRFLVSMPSKYRKNIWIKRGDFLIVDPIEEGEKVKAEISFVLCKDHVRSLQKEGFWPEAFSEVAEKHNNRNRQTQPELPAEPQLSGEESSSEDDSDLFVNTNRRQYHESEEESEEEEAA, from the exons ATGTCTCAGGCCACCAAGAGGAAGCATGTGGTGAAGGAGGTGCTGGGGGAGCACATCGTGCCCTCCGACCAGCAGCAGATTGTCAGG GTACTCAGGACCCCAGGGAACAATCTGCATGAGGTGGAGACAGCCCAAGGGCAGCGCTTCCTGGTGAGCATGCCCTCTAAATACCGCAAGAACATCTGGATCaagagag GAGACTTTCTCATTGTTGACCCCATTGAAGAGGGAGAAAAGGTGAAGGCTGAGATCTCGTTTGTGCTCTGCAAGGACCACGTGCGCTCCCTGCAGAAGGAGGGCTTTTG GCCTGAGGCCTTCTCTGAAGTGGCTGAGAAACACAACAACAGGAACAG ACAAACTCAACCAGAACTCCCAGCTGAGCCACAGTTATCAGGAGAGGAGTCCAGCTCAGAAGATGATTCTGACCTGTTTGTTAACACAAACCGCAGACAGTATCATGAGAGTGAGGAGGAGAGCGAAGAGGAGGAGGCCGCCTGA